From a region of the Neobacillus niacini genome:
- the rimP gene encoding ribosome maturation factor RimP: MSKVTEVVEELTQPILQELDLELVEIEFVKEGKNWFLRVYIDKENGVDIEDCGTVSERLSEKLDELDPITQNYFLEVSSPGAERPLKKAKDFEKAIGKNVFIKTYEPIDGEKGFEGKLLDYDGQTVKVEIKIKTRKKIIEIPFEKVASARLAVIFS, translated from the coding sequence ATGAGCAAAGTAACGGAAGTAGTAGAAGAGCTAACGCAGCCAATTTTACAAGAATTAGATTTAGAATTGGTGGAAATTGAGTTTGTCAAAGAAGGGAAAAACTGGTTTCTTCGCGTATATATTGATAAAGAAAACGGTGTTGATATTGAGGACTGTGGCACTGTCAGTGAACGACTTAGTGAAAAACTCGATGAGCTTGACCCGATAACCCAAAATTATTTTCTTGAGGTATCCTCTCCTGGTGCAGAAAGACCGTTGAAAAAGGCGAAGGACTTCGAAAAGGCAATTGGTAAAAATGTGTTCATTAAAACATACGAGCCCATTGACGGTGAAAAAGGATTTGAAGGAAAGTTACTCGATTATGATGGGCAGACAGTAAAAGTTGAAATCAAAATCAAAACTCGTAAAAAAATCATCGAGATTCCTTTTGAAAAAGTGGCTAGTGCAAGGCTAGCGGTTATTTTTTCATAA
- the nusA gene encoding transcription termination factor NusA: MSSELLDALTILEREKGISRDVLIDAIEAALISAYRRNFNQAQNVRIDLNLGTGSMRVFARKEVVDEVFDPRLEISLADARNINPNYAVEDVVEMEVTPKDFGRIAAQTAKQVVTQRVREAERGIIYSEFIDREEDIMTGIVQRLDSKFIYVSLGKIEALLPVNEQMPNERYKPHDRIKVFITKVEKTTKGPQIFVSRTHPGLLKRLFEIEVPEIYDGTVEIKSVAREAGDRSKISVHSDNNEVDPVGSCVGPKGTRVQAVVNELKGEKIDIVKWSDNPVIFVANSLSPSKVLDVMVNESEKATTVVVPDYQLSLAIGKRGQNARLAAKLTGWKIDIKSETEAREIGIYPREEMIRLFDDQVHVFNEEEEKE, encoded by the coding sequence ATGAGCAGCGAATTATTAGATGCTCTTACCATACTAGAAAGAGAAAAGGGCATTTCTAGAGATGTATTAATCGATGCGATTGAAGCAGCACTTATCTCGGCATATCGACGCAATTTCAATCAAGCCCAAAATGTTCGAATTGACTTGAATCTGGGAACAGGCTCCATGCGTGTTTTTGCCAGAAAAGAAGTAGTAGATGAAGTGTTCGACCCTCGTCTTGAAATATCATTAGCAGATGCCAGGAACATTAACCCTAATTATGCTGTTGAAGATGTAGTGGAAATGGAAGTAACACCTAAGGACTTCGGAAGAATTGCAGCTCAAACAGCAAAACAAGTGGTTACACAAAGAGTTAGAGAGGCTGAAAGAGGCATAATTTATTCTGAGTTTATTGATCGTGAAGAAGATATCATGACCGGAATTGTTCAAAGACTTGATTCAAAGTTTATTTATGTAAGTCTTGGAAAGATTGAGGCTCTTCTCCCTGTTAATGAACAAATGCCAAATGAGCGGTATAAGCCACATGACCGAATAAAGGTTTTTATTACGAAGGTTGAGAAGACAACGAAAGGTCCTCAAATTTTCGTATCTCGTACCCATCCTGGATTACTAAAAAGATTGTTCGAGATTGAAGTTCCAGAAATATATGATGGTACAGTTGAGATAAAATCAGTTGCTCGTGAAGCAGGCGACCGTTCTAAAATTTCTGTTCATTCGGATAACAATGAAGTTGACCCAGTTGGTTCTTGCGTAGGTCCAAAAGGTACAAGGGTTCAAGCCGTTGTAAATGAATTAAAAGGTGAAAAAATCGATATTGTTAAATGGTCCGACAATCCTGTCATCTTTGTTGCAAATTCATTAAGCCCATCTAAAGTATTAGATGTAATGGTGAATGAGTCTGAAAAAGCAACCACTGTAGTTGTACCAGATTATCAACTTTCACTGGCAATTGGAAAGCGCGGACAAAATGCCCGTTTAGCTGCAAAATTAACAGGTTGGAAAATAGATATCAAATCAGAAACAGAAGCACGTGAAATAGGAATTTATCCACGTGAAGAAATGATTCGGCTTTTTGATGATCAAGTACATGTCTTTAATGAAGAAGAAGAAAAGGAATAA
- a CDS encoding YlxQ family RNA-binding protein, whose product MNTNPWMSLLGLANRARKIISGEELSVKEIRSGKAKLVLLSADASANTTKKITDKCKSYEVPYKLVEDRHLLGQAIGKEARVVVAVLDDGFAKKLMTLLD is encoded by the coding sequence ATGAATACAAATCCATGGATGTCGTTACTTGGCTTAGCAAATCGAGCACGGAAAATCATATCGGGCGAGGAGCTTTCTGTTAAGGAGATTCGAAGCGGAAAAGCAAAGCTCGTTTTATTATCGGCAGATGCATCTGCAAATACGACAAAGAAAATTACAGATAAATGTAAGTCATACGAAGTTCCATATAAACTAGTGGAAGATCGCCACCTTCTGGGCCAAGCGATTGGCAAGGAAGCCCGCGTTGTTGTAGCTGTACTGGATGATGGATTTGCAAAGAAATTGATGACGTTGCTCGATTAA
- the rnpM gene encoding RNase P modulator RnpM, producing the protein MNNRKKVPMRKCVATGEMKPKKELVRIVRSKEGDVSIDLTGKKSGRGAYLSRDKEAVLLAKKKNILSNHLEVSINETLYEELLELIEKDNRQSI; encoded by the coding sequence GTGAACAATCGTAAAAAAGTTCCTATGCGGAAGTGTGTCGCAACCGGTGAAATGAAGCCGAAAAAAGAACTCGTTCGCATCGTTCGCTCAAAAGAAGGGGATGTATCTATCGACTTGACAGGGAAAAAGTCGGGCAGAGGTGCATACCTTTCAAGGGACAAGGAAGCGGTCCTACTAGCCAAGAAAAAAAACATCCTATCTAATCATCTAGAAGTTTCGATTAATGAGACTTTATACGAGGAACTGTTAGAATTGATAGAAAAGGATAATAGGCAGTCCATATGA